One Actinomycetota bacterium genomic region harbors:
- a CDS encoding bifunctional riboflavin kinase/FAD synthetase, producing the protein MSTDQTIVNSNERKGAVLCIGVFDGVHRGHQALLAAGRALADELGLPLIAVTFDPHPMAVVRPESAPQTLASLAERRFLLFNAGADDVFVLKFTKEVSGWEPEEFIHRVLVGTLRAKAVVVGENFRFGHRAAGTVETLREAGIRHGFVVHQVGLAADQEPWSSTRVRKAITDGDIAEATRVLGREYELTGIVVHGDHRGRELGFPTANLFWLGQPVIPADGVYAGWLVAGNQRLPAAISVGTNPQFSGVARRVETYVLDRDDLDLYDQEVTLVFVEHLRGQMVFEALEGLIEQMNADVEATRAVLGLREI; encoded by the coding sequence ATGTCCACTGACCAAACGATCGTCAACAGCAATGAGCGCAAAGGTGCTGTTCTGTGCATCGGTGTCTTTGACGGTGTTCACCGTGGGCATCAGGCATTGCTCGCCGCGGGACGTGCACTTGCCGATGAACTTGGCCTGCCGCTCATCGCTGTGACCTTCGATCCACACCCAATGGCAGTTGTGCGTCCAGAGTCGGCACCGCAGACTCTTGCGAGTCTGGCTGAGCGCCGATTCCTGCTCTTCAACGCTGGTGCCGACGATGTCTTCGTGCTGAAGTTCACCAAAGAAGTGTCGGGCTGGGAGCCAGAAGAGTTCATTCACCGTGTGCTTGTCGGCACGTTGAGGGCCAAGGCGGTAGTGGTTGGTGAGAACTTCCGCTTCGGACATCGCGCTGCTGGCACCGTAGAAACCTTGCGCGAGGCTGGAATTCGCCATGGCTTTGTCGTGCACCAGGTCGGCTTGGCGGCCGATCAGGAGCCTTGGTCATCCACTCGTGTTCGCAAGGCCATAACTGACGGAGATATTGCCGAGGCAACGCGGGTGCTGGGCCGTGAATACGAACTCACTGGCATTGTGGTCCATGGCGACCATCGTGGACGTGAGTTGGGCTTTCCCACCGCCAATCTGTTTTGGCTTGGCCAGCCCGTCATCCCTGCTGACGGCGTCTATGCCGGCTGGCTCGTTGCAGGCAATCAGCGATTGCCCGCGGCAATCTCTGTTGGAACCAATCCGCAGTTCTCTGGAGTTGCACGTCGCGTTGAGACCTACGTCCTGGATCGCGACGATCTTGATCTCTACGACCAGGAAGTCACCCTCGTGTTCGTTGAGCATTTGCGCGGCCAAATGGTCTTCGAAGCCCTCGAAGGGCTTATCGAGCAGATGAATGCGGATGTAGAGGCCACTCGCGCGGTCTTGGGTCTGCGTGAGATTTGA
- the rpsO gene encoding 30S ribosomal protein S15, with translation MSLDSATKEAIIAEFGSKPGDTGSPEVQIALLSRRINDLTEHLKTHKHDHHSRRGLLLLVGQRRRLLQYLVKTDIARYRSIIEKLGIRR, from the coding sequence ATGTCGCTCGATAGTGCAACCAAAGAAGCCATCATTGCCGAATTCGGCTCAAAGCCTGGTGATACCGGCTCCCCAGAAGTTCAGATCGCGCTGCTCAGCCGTCGCATCAACGACTTGACTGAGCACCTCAAGACTCACAAGCACGACCATCACAGCCGCCGTGGCCTGCTGCTCCTAGTGGGGCAGCGTCGTCGCTTGCTGCAGTACCTAGTCAAGACGGATATTGCGCGATACCGCTCGATCATCGAGAAGCTCGGCATCCGCCGCTAA
- a CDS encoding polyribonucleotide nucleotidyltransferase, with amino-acid sequence MEGPAIATTQAVIDNGALGQRVIVFETGRLARQAAGSVTVTLDDETMLISATTAGKSPRDSFDFFPLTVDVEERMYAVGRIPGSFFRREGRPSEDAILTCRLIDRPLRPTFVKGLRNEVQVVVTVMALNPGDLYDVVAINAASASTQIAGLPFSGPIGAVRVALIRGQWVAFPTHEQLEEAVFDMVVAGSIAGDDIAITMVEAEATARTIELIAGGATAPTEEVVAQGLEASKTFIRVLCEAQIELAATAAKPTGHFPVFLEYEDDAYEAVAAVAADSVAQALTILGKAEREDRLDAIKAEIIAQIGENFAGREKELSAALRSVTKNCVRERVLRDKIRIDGRGLTDIRTLSAEVQVIPRVHGSALFERGETQILGVTTLNMLRMEQQLDTLNPENRKRYMHNYNFPPYSTGETGRVGSPKRREIGHGALAERALVPVLPSREEFPYAIRQVSEALSSNGSTSMGSVCASTMSLLNAGVPLKAPVAGIAMGLISGIVDGKQEYVAITDILGAEDAYGDMDFKVAGTKDFVTALQLDTKLDGIPASVLAGALNQARDARLTILEVMAEAIDAPDEMAATAPRVISIQVPVDKIGEVIGPKGKIINQIQEETGADITIEDDGTIYIGATDGPSAEAARAMINQIANPTMPEVGERYLGTVVKTTTFGAFISLVPGKDGLLHISEVKKLAGGKRIEAVEDVLKVGDKVEVEIKEIDPRGKLSLQPVTEAATA; translated from the coding sequence GTGGAGGGTCCCGCAATTGCAACAACCCAGGCCGTTATTGATAACGGTGCTCTGGGACAGCGCGTCATTGTCTTCGAGACCGGACGACTCGCCCGCCAAGCGGCAGGCTCAGTCACCGTTACCCTCGATGACGAGACGATGCTGATTTCAGCCACGACGGCAGGCAAGTCGCCGCGTGATTCATTCGACTTCTTCCCACTGACGGTGGATGTCGAAGAGCGCATGTACGCCGTGGGACGCATCCCCGGCTCTTTCTTCCGTCGTGAAGGCCGTCCAAGTGAGGACGCAATCCTCACTTGTCGGTTGATCGACCGCCCGCTGCGCCCAACCTTCGTCAAGGGCCTGCGCAATGAGGTCCAGGTGGTTGTCACTGTCATGGCCCTCAACCCAGGCGATCTCTACGACGTTGTGGCGATCAACGCTGCATCTGCTTCAACTCAGATCGCCGGCCTGCCATTCAGTGGCCCAATCGGCGCTGTGCGCGTTGCGCTCATCCGTGGCCAGTGGGTTGCCTTCCCAACGCATGAGCAGCTTGAGGAGGCCGTGTTTGACATGGTCGTCGCAGGCTCCATCGCCGGCGACGACATAGCCATCACCATGGTTGAGGCCGAAGCCACTGCTCGCACGATCGAATTGATCGCGGGCGGTGCAACTGCTCCGACTGAAGAGGTCGTGGCACAGGGACTTGAAGCGTCCAAGACCTTCATCCGAGTGCTCTGCGAGGCCCAGATTGAACTTGCTGCAACGGCAGCAAAGCCAACTGGTCACTTCCCAGTGTTCCTGGAGTACGAGGACGATGCCTACGAGGCTGTTGCAGCAGTGGCAGCAGATTCAGTTGCTCAGGCACTGACGATTCTTGGCAAGGCAGAGCGCGAAGATCGTCTCGATGCGATCAAGGCCGAGATAATTGCTCAAATCGGTGAGAACTTTGCCGGTCGCGAGAAGGAGCTGTCCGCTGCCCTTCGCTCGGTGACGAAGAACTGCGTGCGTGAGCGCGTGCTTCGCGACAAGATCCGCATCGATGGCCGTGGGCTTACCGATATTCGTACCCTGTCCGCAGAGGTGCAGGTCATTCCCCGGGTGCACGGTTCGGCGTTGTTCGAGCGCGGCGAGACCCAGATTCTGGGAGTCACCACGTTGAACATGCTGCGCATGGAGCAGCAGCTTGACACTCTCAACCCTGAGAATCGCAAGCGCTACATGCACAACTACAACTTCCCGCCGTACTCCACTGGAGAAACGGGTCGGGTGGGTTCACCCAAGCGTCGTGAGATTGGCCATGGTGCGCTCGCTGAGCGCGCACTAGTGCCGGTGCTTCCCTCGCGAGAGGAGTTCCCATACGCCATTCGTCAGGTCTCTGAGGCACTGAGCTCCAATGGCTCAACTTCGATGGGCTCGGTTTGTGCCTCAACCATGTCCTTGCTCAACGCAGGGGTGCCGCTCAAGGCGCCTGTCGCCGGCATCGCTATGGGGCTCATCTCCGGAATCGTTGACGGCAAGCAGGAATACGTGGCAATCACGGACATCCTGGGAGCTGAAGATGCCTATGGCGACATGGACTTCAAGGTCGCTGGCACCAAGGACTTCGTCACCGCATTGCAGTTGGATACCAAGCTCGACGGCATTCCGGCTTCGGTGCTCGCTGGCGCCTTGAACCAGGCGCGCGATGCACGTCTGACCATTCTTGAGGTGATGGCCGAGGCCATCGACGCTCCAGATGAGATGGCAGCAACGGCACCGCGCGTGATCAGCATTCAGGTGCCGGTAGACAAGATCGGTGAGGTGATCGGGCCAAAGGGCAAGATCATCAATCAGATTCAAGAAGAGACCGGCGCTGACATCACGATTGAAGATGACGGCACGATCTACATCGGCGCAACGGATGGTCCATCAGCCGAGGCAGCTCGCGCGATGATCAACCAGATTGCGAACCCGACGATGCCAGAGGTTGGCGAGCGTTACCTTGGCACGGTCGTCAAGACGACCACCTTCGGTGCATTCATCTCGCTGGTTCCTGGCAAGGATGGGCTGCTGCATATCTCCGAGGTCAAGAAGCTTGCCGGTGGCAAGCGGATTGAGGCTGTTGAAGATGTGCTCAAGGTCGGCGACAAGGTTGAGGTGGAAATCAAGGAGATTGACCCTCGCGGCAAACTCTCGCTTCAGCCGGTAACAGAAGCAGCCACGGCCTAG
- a CDS encoding pitrilysin family protein translates to MARAHTTTLLREDDGSIVCRTVLPGGLRVITQHVPGVRSAAFGVWVTAGSRDETPAQHGSAHFLEHLLFKGTSKRSALEISSMVEAVGGDLNAFTGKELTCYHAKALDRDLPMIIDVVCDVVTDALLRNSDIEDERGVILEEIAMYEDDPSDLVHDDFASLMYGDSPLGRPVLGTTDSIHRLGRAHVKGFYRKHYQPSSMVVAAAGNVDHAKVVKQVRASFAPFLDASAEPKPLRSAKTRPAVNSGITLNSRPTEQANLVLGVPGLARGDERRYAMAVMTTALGGGMSSRIFQEVREKRGLAYSVYAFSQGFTDSGMLGLYAGCLPSKVPLVLEIFQEQIADVVLNGLSADEVQRGKGQVSGSMVLGQEDTGARMHRIAKSELQGEPLLSIDQLLSQVDGVTSVQVHEVAAELFAATPSLAVIGPFDDISAFAPSH, encoded by the coding sequence ATGGCGCGCGCACACACCACCACTCTGCTCAGGGAGGACGACGGCAGCATTGTCTGCCGCACCGTCCTCCCTGGCGGATTGCGCGTCATCACGCAACATGTTCCGGGAGTTCGCTCTGCTGCATTCGGAGTCTGGGTGACGGCCGGTTCCCGTGATGAGACCCCCGCCCAACACGGCTCCGCGCATTTCCTTGAACATCTGTTGTTCAAGGGCACAAGCAAACGATCGGCGCTGGAGATCTCGTCGATGGTCGAAGCCGTAGGCGGCGATCTCAATGCCTTCACCGGTAAAGAGCTCACCTGCTATCACGCGAAGGCGCTCGATCGCGATCTGCCCATGATCATCGATGTCGTATGTGATGTCGTCACCGACGCTCTGTTGCGAAATTCAGACATCGAGGATGAACGTGGAGTCATCCTCGAAGAGATCGCGATGTACGAGGACGATCCAAGTGATCTTGTCCATGATGACTTTGCCTCTCTCATGTATGGGGATTCCCCACTCGGTCGGCCAGTTCTTGGCACCACCGATTCCATTCACCGACTTGGTCGCGCCCACGTCAAAGGCTTCTATCGCAAGCACTATCAACCTTCATCAATGGTGGTCGCGGCCGCAGGCAATGTTGATCACGCGAAGGTAGTCAAGCAAGTGCGTGCAAGCTTCGCGCCCTTCCTTGATGCAAGTGCCGAGCCAAAGCCCTTGCGCAGCGCAAAGACCCGCCCCGCAGTCAATTCCGGCATCACTCTCAACTCGCGCCCAACTGAACAGGCCAACCTCGTGCTGGGCGTGCCGGGCTTGGCAAGAGGCGACGAGCGGCGCTATGCCATGGCAGTCATGACGACCGCGCTCGGTGGCGGCATGAGCAGCCGAATCTTTCAAGAAGTTCGCGAGAAGCGTGGCTTGGCCTATTCCGTATATGCCTTCAGCCAGGGCTTCACAGACAGCGGGATGCTCGGGCTCTACGCCGGATGCCTGCCGTCCAAGGTGCCACTTGTGCTCGAGATCTTTCAGGAGCAAATCGCCGATGTCGTGCTCAATGGGCTTTCGGCCGATGAAGTGCAGCGCGGTAAAGGTCAGGTCAGCGGCTCGATGGTGCTCGGCCAAGAAGACACAGGCGCTCGCATGCATCGCATTGCGAAATCTGAGCTTCAAGGCGAACCACTCTTGAGCATCGATCAGTTGTTGAGCCAGGTCGATGGCGTCACTTCTGTGCAGGTGCATGAGGTCGCTGCTGAACTGTTCGCGGCTACTCCGAGCCTGGCAGTCATTGGACCTTTTGACGACATCTCGGCTTTCGCGCCTAGCCACTAG
- the dapB gene encoding 4-hydroxy-tetrahydrodipicolinate reductase, which translates to MVDSGLLQVGVVGARGRMGRQVVQTIQESTTCEVAAEVDLGDDLNLLNNCDVIVDFSTPEVVMATLDHCIQQGVHCVVGTTGFDEARLNQLRTWLGPEPTVNVLVAPNFGIGAVLMMQFAQIAAPYFESVEIVELHHPDKVDAPSGTARRTAELIAQARKDHGVGVSPDATTQEIAGARGASVDDIRVHSVRARGLVAHQEVILGGIGETLTIRHDSMDRTSFMPGVLLAVERIAAHPGLTVGLDSFLS; encoded by the coding sequence ATGGTCGATTCCGGTCTCCTTCAGGTTGGTGTGGTTGGTGCGCGTGGACGCATGGGCCGACAGGTTGTGCAGACGATCCAAGAATCAACGACCTGCGAGGTCGCTGCTGAAGTAGATCTAGGCGATGACCTCAACCTGCTGAACAATTGCGATGTCATCGTCGATTTCAGCACGCCTGAGGTCGTCATGGCCACTCTTGACCATTGCATTCAGCAGGGAGTGCACTGCGTTGTGGGCACAACTGGATTCGACGAAGCTCGGCTCAATCAGCTCCGCACCTGGCTCGGACCAGAGCCGACCGTCAATGTGCTGGTGGCGCCCAACTTCGGCATTGGCGCCGTGCTGATGATGCAGTTCGCGCAGATCGCGGCTCCGTATTTCGAGTCAGTTGAAATCGTTGAGCTGCACCATCCGGACAAGGTTGATGCCCCCTCGGGCACTGCGCGACGCACAGCTGAACTCATTGCCCAAGCTCGTAAAGATCACGGAGTTGGCGTCAGTCCCGACGCGACGACTCAGGAGATTGCAGGCGCGCGGGGCGCCAGCGTTGACGACATTCGCGTGCATTCCGTGCGCGCGCGAGGCCTTGTGGCCCATCAGGAAGTCATCCTGGGGGGCATCGGCGAGACTTTGACGATCCGGCACGACTCAATGGATCGCACTTCGTTCATGCCCGGAGTCCTGCTGGCTGTTGAACGCATTGCTGCCCACCCTGGACTCACTGTTGGTCTCGACTCCTTCCTGAGCTAG
- the thyX gene encoding FAD-dependent thymidylate synthase, with amino-acid sequence MDLTFRSDITVELVRDSAKDADVVFAARVSTAGEQSLDDVDADAGSSKGLINFLMRERHGSPFEHNSMTFFVQAPIFVWREHMRHRIASYNEESGRYRELKPVFYIPARERKLVQIGKTGAYEFLDGSQEQHELIENRMRESCTQSYVAYQEMLDAGIAREVARMVLPVSIYSSAYVTVNARALMNFLSLRRKTEDSKFPSYPQREIEMVAERYEEEWAKLMPLTHAAFVANGRVSP; translated from the coding sequence GTGGATTTGACCTTTCGCAGTGACATCACCGTTGAACTCGTTCGCGACAGTGCCAAGGATGCCGATGTGGTGTTTGCTGCTCGCGTATCGACCGCGGGCGAGCAGTCACTCGACGATGTCGATGCCGACGCGGGCAGCTCCAAGGGCCTGATCAACTTCCTGATGCGCGAGCGCCATGGCAGTCCATTCGAGCACAACTCGATGACTTTCTTCGTCCAAGCGCCGATCTTCGTCTGGCGCGAGCACATGCGCCACCGGATCGCCAGTTACAACGAAGAATCCGGGCGTTACCGGGAGTTGAAGCCGGTGTTCTATATCCCCGCCCGCGAGCGCAAACTCGTGCAGATTGGCAAGACGGGCGCATATGAATTTCTCGATGGCAGCCAGGAGCAGCACGAACTCATCGAGAATCGAATGCGCGAATCCTGCACGCAGTCCTACGTCGCCTACCAGGAAATGCTCGACGCAGGGATTGCGCGCGAAGTTGCGCGCATGGTTCTTCCCGTGTCCATCTACTCCAGCGCATATGTCACGGTCAACGCGCGGGCCCTCATGAACTTCCTGTCCTTGCGTCGAAAGACGGAGGATTCGAAGTTCCCCTCGTATCCCCAGCGTGAAATCGAGATGGTGGCGGAGCGATACGAAGAAGAATGGGCCAAGCTGATGCCATTGACCCATGCGGCCTTTGTGGCGAACGGTCGCGTTTCTCCATAG
- the dapA gene encoding 4-hydroxy-tetrahydrodipicolinate synthase: MPGLTTPDSPFGYMLSAMVTPFNADGSVDLAGAQVLASHLVDNLSHDGLVINGTTGESPTKTDEEDLAVLRAVIEAVGDRATIIAGVGTNDTSHSIGAARAAAAAGAQGVMAVTPYYNRPPQSGVLAHFHAIADATDLPMITYDIPKRTGTAIETETFVRIAEHPRIVANKDAKGDIEAAQWVMARTDLAWYSGDDALNLPLLCLGAAGMISVVGHLVGDRLAEMARAVREGDLEHARKINTSLLPVYTGVFRAQGVVTIKAALAQLGLPSGPVRLPLLDASPEQCEQLWRDLAAGGVAGFSA; the protein is encoded by the coding sequence ATGCCTGGCCTCACCACCCCCGATTCCCCGTTTGGGTACATGCTGTCGGCGATGGTCACCCCCTTCAATGCCGATGGCAGTGTCGATCTCGCCGGTGCCCAGGTGCTCGCCAGCCATCTTGTTGACAATCTGAGCCATGACGGACTGGTCATCAACGGCACCACGGGTGAATCGCCAACCAAGACCGATGAGGAGGACCTAGCGGTTCTGCGCGCGGTGATTGAGGCAGTTGGCGATCGAGCAACGATCATCGCCGGAGTCGGCACGAATGACACCTCGCATTCGATTGGCGCCGCTCGAGCCGCTGCCGCCGCAGGTGCACAGGGGGTGATGGCTGTGACTCCGTATTACAACCGTCCGCCGCAGTCGGGCGTGCTGGCTCATTTTCACGCGATTGCTGATGCAACTGATCTGCCGATGATCACCTACGACATTCCCAAGCGAACCGGCACCGCTATTGAGACCGAGACCTTCGTGCGCATAGCTGAGCACCCACGGATCGTTGCCAATAAGGACGCCAAAGGAGACATTGAGGCTGCTCAATGGGTGATGGCCCGCACTGATTTGGCTTGGTACTCCGGGGATGACGCGCTCAATCTCCCACTGCTCTGCCTTGGAGCCGCCGGAATGATTTCAGTCGTCGGCCATCTCGTAGGGGATCGTCTCGCTGAGATGGCTCGCGCCGTCCGCGAAGGCGATCTCGAGCACGCACGAAAGATCAACACATCACTGCTTCCCGTTTACACAGGCGTATTTCGCGCACAAGGAGTTGTCACCATCAAAGCTGCACTCGCCCAACTTGGGCTTCCCTCTGGGCCGGTACGCCTGCCATTGCTTGATGCATCACCGGAGCAATGCGAGCAACTGTGGCGCGATCTCGCTGCTGGCGGCGTCGCCGGATTCTCTGCATGA
- a CDS encoding ribonuclease J, whose amino-acid sequence MTHSELLPPPPLAKGALRIYALGGLGEIGRNMTIFEFDGRLLILDCGVLFPEDSQPGVDLILPDFSPIADRMADVEAVVLTHGHEDHIGALPYLLRLRQDIPIYGSRFTLALLEGKLREHRIAGSVNLISEGQTLQIGNFGLEFLAVNHSIPDALALAIRTPGGTILHTGDFKMDQLPLDGRITDLNGFARIGDQGVDLFMVDSTNAEVPGFVASEREIEPVLDSVFLRADGRIIVASFASHVHRIQQIVDMAALHGRRVALVGRSMVRNMGVARDLGLLKVPGGLMVTVDELAGLPDDETVLICTGSQGEPMAVLSRIANRDHPISVGPQDTIVLASSLIPGNENSVNRVVNGLSRLGAHVVHKGNALVHVSGHAAAGELQYLYNVVKPRNVMPIHGEWRHLRANKQLAIGVGIDPDRVILADDGVVVDLIDGKAAIAGYLPVGFVYVDGSSVGNVTENLLKDRRVLGEEGFITIFAAVDLIESKVVAGPEIHARGLGLKDESFEIAVDQVRTVLEEALVGGVTDVHELQQRVRRQVGKWVNSNHKRRPMIVPVIIEG is encoded by the coding sequence ATGACTCATAGCGAACTACTGCCGCCGCCGCCATTGGCCAAAGGCGCTTTACGTATCTACGCACTTGGCGGACTCGGCGAAATTGGTCGCAACATGACCATCTTCGAATTCGACGGACGCTTGTTGATTCTGGATTGCGGGGTGCTCTTCCCTGAGGATTCCCAACCAGGCGTCGATCTGATTCTTCCGGACTTCAGCCCGATAGCTGACCGCATGGCAGATGTCGAGGCCGTGGTGCTGACACATGGGCACGAAGATCACATTGGTGCGCTGCCTTATCTCCTACGGCTGCGGCAGGACATCCCCATCTACGGTTCGCGATTCACTCTTGCTCTGCTCGAAGGCAAACTTCGCGAGCACCGCATCGCTGGTTCGGTCAATCTGATCAGCGAAGGTCAGACCCTGCAGATTGGCAACTTCGGGCTGGAATTTCTCGCCGTGAATCACTCCATTCCCGATGCGCTGGCTCTCGCGATCCGCACTCCAGGTGGCACCATCTTGCACACGGGCGATTTCAAGATGGACCAACTGCCGCTTGATGGACGCATTACTGACCTGAACGGCTTCGCGCGCATTGGCGATCAAGGCGTTGACCTATTTATGGTCGACAGCACCAACGCTGAGGTTCCCGGGTTCGTCGCAAGCGAACGCGAAATTGAGCCAGTTCTCGACAGTGTCTTTTTGCGCGCTGATGGACGCATCATCGTGGCCTCCTTTGCCAGCCACGTGCATCGCATTCAGCAGATAGTCGACATGGCAGCGTTGCACGGACGTCGGGTTGCGCTGGTGGGTCGGTCGATGGTCCGCAATATGGGCGTGGCGCGTGACCTCGGCCTGCTCAAGGTTCCCGGTGGCTTGATGGTCACGGTCGATGAGCTGGCGGGCCTGCCTGACGATGAAACAGTGCTGATCTGCACCGGATCCCAAGGCGAGCCGATGGCAGTGCTGTCACGCATAGCCAATCGCGATCACCCAATCAGTGTTGGTCCGCAGGACACCATTGTCCTTGCATCCTCGCTCATCCCAGGCAATGAGAACTCCGTCAATCGCGTAGTGAACGGTCTCTCGCGACTCGGAGCGCACGTGGTGCATAAGGGCAACGCTCTTGTGCATGTCTCAGGTCACGCAGCTGCCGGCGAACTTCAGTATCTGTACAACGTTGTGAAGCCACGCAATGTGATGCCAATCCATGGCGAGTGGCGACATCTGCGTGCGAACAAGCAACTGGCTATCGGAGTCGGCATCGACCCCGATCGGGTGATCTTGGCCGATGATGGAGTTGTCGTGGATTTGATTGACGGCAAGGCCGCGATCGCTGGCTATCTGCCCGTGGGTTTTGTATACGTCGATGGATCCAGCGTTGGCAATGTCACTGAGAACTTGCTCAAGGATCGCCGCGTTCTTGGCGAAGAGGGCTTCATCACGATCTTTGCCGCGGTCGATCTCATTGAATCCAAAGTGGTGGCGGGTCCAGAGATCCATGCTCGCGGGCTCGGCTTGAAGGATGAGTCCTTCGAAATTGCCGTTGATCAGGTTCGCACAGTGCTCGAGGAAGCCTTGGTTGGCGGCGTGACCGATGTGCATGAACTGCAACAACGCGTTCGCCGCCAAGTGGGCAAATGGGTGAACAGCAATCACAAGCGGCGCCCGATGATCGTGCCCGTAATTATTGAGGGCTAG
- the def gene encoding peptide deformylase, producing the protein MSIQEIRLFGDPVLRVPAAPVVTFDRELRKLVKDLTETMMDAPGAGLAAPQIGVSLRVFTYWVDDELGHLINPDLDLSDELQEGDEGCLSLPGLSFDTKRAMRVVARGMNMHGEPVVIEGSELLARAVQHETDHLDGILFIDRLDETLRKAAMKEIRESEWFGQAPPLQLSPHPINAKWL; encoded by the coding sequence ATGTCCATCCAGGAGATCCGCCTCTTCGGCGACCCTGTATTGCGAGTTCCGGCAGCACCGGTGGTGACCTTCGACCGTGAATTGCGCAAACTGGTCAAGGACTTGACCGAGACCATGATGGATGCCCCCGGCGCCGGATTGGCAGCACCGCAAATTGGTGTATCACTACGAGTCTTCACCTATTGGGTTGACGACGAACTTGGTCATCTGATCAACCCTGATTTGGACCTCTCCGATGAACTCCAGGAAGGAGATGAGGGCTGCCTCTCGCTCCCCGGACTTTCCTTCGACACCAAGCGGGCAATGCGCGTTGTTGCGCGGGGGATGAATATGCACGGTGAACCGGTGGTCATCGAGGGCAGTGAATTGCTCGCGCGTGCTGTGCAGCACGAGACCGACCATCTCGACGGGATCCTGTTCATTGATCGTCTCGACGAAACCCTGCGTAAGGCCGCAATGAAAGAGATTCGTGAGTCAGAGTGGTTTGGCCAGGCGCCACCACTGCAACTCAGCCCGCACCCAATCAACGCGAAGTGGTTGTAA
- the fmt gene encoding methionyl-tRNA formyltransferase produces MRLVFAGTPEVSAVALEALLATDHEVVGVITRADAPAGRGRSMQRSPVGLMADEHRIPVLSPGSLKEPEFQATLAKWAPDCIPVVAYGNLVPTSLLGAAPYGWINLHFSLLPAWRGAAPVQWSLLHGDEVTGATTFLIGPGLDDGPVFGSFTERVLPTDTAGVLLSRLAQHGSSLLIATLDGIASGELSPVDQPDSGVTLAPKLSSDDARIRWTDPWVGVDRRIRATTPDPGAWTMLAADRFKISPIALRPPEEPPMLAPGEIQVSKVAVWVGTATRAACLDQVQAAGRKQMLALDWARGVQLNGLAFQ; encoded by the coding sequence TTGCGTCTTGTGTTTGCAGGTACCCCCGAAGTCTCGGCCGTTGCTCTTGAAGCGCTCCTGGCCACCGATCACGAGGTGGTCGGGGTTATTACTCGTGCCGATGCACCGGCTGGTCGAGGGCGTTCCATGCAGCGAAGTCCAGTTGGCCTTATGGCCGATGAGCACCGCATACCAGTCCTGTCTCCAGGCTCCCTCAAAGAACCAGAATTCCAAGCAACGCTGGCGAAGTGGGCTCCCGATTGCATCCCAGTGGTTGCCTACGGAAACCTTGTCCCGACCAGTTTGCTTGGCGCAGCTCCTTATGGCTGGATCAATCTGCACTTCTCATTACTGCCGGCCTGGCGAGGGGCCGCGCCCGTGCAATGGTCGCTCTTGCATGGGGATGAAGTCACCGGGGCCACGACATTTCTCATTGGTCCTGGGCTCGACGATGGCCCGGTATTCGGCTCATTCACCGAGCGAGTGCTGCCCACTGACACGGCTGGCGTGCTCTTGTCCCGATTGGCTCAGCACGGCAGCTCCTTGTTGATCGCCACCCTTGATGGCATTGCATCGGGCGAACTCTCTCCGGTTGATCAGCCAGATTCTGGCGTCACCCTGGCGCCGAAGTTGAGCAGTGACGATGCTCGGATTCGCTGGACTGACCCGTGGGTTGGCGTGGATCGAAGAATTCGTGCAACGACACCTGATCCTGGCGCCTGGACGATGCTGGCCGCCGATCGATTCAAGATCTCGCCTATCGCGCTGCGCCCGCCAGAGGAGCCGCCAATGCTCGCACCCGGCGAGATTCAGGTTTCCAAGGTGGCGGTGTGGGTCGGCACGGCAACACGGGCGGCGTGTTTGGATCAAGTGCAAGCCGCTGGGCGCAAGCAGATGTTGGCCCTTGACTGGGCTCGTGGAGTTCAGCTCAACGGATTGGCTTTCCAGTGA